In one Winogradskyella sp. MH6 genomic region, the following are encoded:
- a CDS encoding zinc ribbon domain-containing protein encodes MYFVIFGVRDSKLKSKPVAGNTTCSKCNSVGSFDVKGTASYFHLFWIPIIPLMKEIEFVCRNCGQHHYKKTAPKSLLASYNTMPLKRPWWHFLVLAFLAYKIVSLLIVLAYYEVDSMIQKSENETKIENQNQERQFHLEQLNADFANASNSPLFEKDSISYLLHTKVDFGNYEINGDEVKINSTVKNNMILTLFQIDKFNIVETADQYLFLKDVRDIINKSYEQPFNVFIGVKSIDGQLFVSSANSNIETYDFVKNSDYYNYPFKHYYENDSVSTYNIISRREHDKLLYEYEGKSQKRVELDTTRLLDVWGKINTKFKFKYKSKIDPLPKKVFLESSETLLPEDLRFFFKYQNLNGPFVKLGELKVRLQQLSYVFYNTPIGKLQDKSYKDSSKRVVSLYSSPRWLPFYEDYTYKYAMDLLPDENGYIGQIVQLGQNGEPSKFIAKDLVSFLELYLNEKVPTDIGDWN; translated from the coding sequence ATGTATTTTGTAATATTTGGGGTTAGAGACTCAAAACTAAAAAGTAAACCTGTTGCTGGTAATACAACTTGTTCAAAGTGCAATAGTGTTGGGTCTTTTGATGTTAAAGGAACTGCAAGTTATTTTCATCTATTTTGGATTCCGATAATTCCATTAATGAAAGAAATTGAATTTGTGTGTAGAAATTGTGGTCAGCACCATTACAAAAAAACAGCACCAAAATCACTGTTGGCTAGTTACAACACAATGCCTCTGAAAAGACCATGGTGGCATTTTTTGGTTTTGGCTTTTTTGGCCTATAAAATAGTATCTTTATTAATAGTTTTGGCTTACTATGAAGTTGATTCCATGATTCAGAAAAGTGAGAATGAAACGAAAATTGAGAATCAGAATCAAGAACGACAATTTCATCTAGAGCAATTAAATGCTGACTTTGCTAATGCTAGTAACTCACCTTTATTTGAGAAAGATTCAATATCTTATTTATTGCATACAAAAGTTGATTTTGGTAATTATGAAATAAATGGCGATGAGGTAAAGATAAATTCTACTGTTAAGAATAATATGATATTAACCTTATTTCAAATCGATAAATTTAATATTGTTGAGACGGCAGATCAATATCTTTTTTTGAAGGATGTAAGAGATATTATAAATAAATCTTATGAGCAGCCATTTAACGTTTTTATTGGAGTTAAAAGTATTGATGGACAATTGTTTGTGTCATCTGCCAATAGTAATATAGAAACATACGATTTTGTAAAAAATTCAGATTATTACAATTATCCTTTTAAGCATTATTATGAGAATGATAGTGTGTCAACTTACAATATAATAAGTAGGCGAGAGCACGATAAATTACTATACGAGTATGAAGGGAAATCCCAAAAACGAGTTGAGTTAGATACTACAAGACTACTAGATGTTTGGGGAAAAATTAATACTAAATTTAAGTTTAAATATAAGAGTAAAATAGATCCATTACCTAAAAAGGTTTTCTTGGAATCTTCTGAAACTCTACTTCCTGAAGATTTGAGGTTCTTTTTTAAATATCAAAATCTTAATGGTCCTTTTGTCAAACTGGGAGAGCTCAAGGTGCGTTTACAACAATTAAGCTATGTGTTTTACAATACTCCAATCGGAAAATTACAAGACAAAAGCTACAAGGACAGTTCAAAACGAGTAGTTTCTTTATATAGTTCTCCAAGATGGTTGCCTTTTTATGAGGATTATACCTATAAATATGCTATGGATTTATTGCCTGATGAAAATGGCTATATAGGTCAAATAGTACAACTAGGACAAAATGGAGAGCCTAGTAAATTTATTGCTAAAGATTTAGTAAGTTTTCTTGAACTGTATTTAAATGAAAAAGTTCCAACCGATATTGGTGATTGGAACTAA
- a CDS encoding glucosaminidase domain-containing protein produces MASNRIKINFKYVVLVMAMVAFSCGPKKGIVTKKKQQKEKTKTVEVVETKEIDKVETSEKEVEVKPPTSTALYIETYSEIAKDEMRKYKIPASITLAQGILESASGKGRLAVKANNHFGIKCHGWTGAKIYHDDDSLQECFRKYREAKSSYEDHSKFLTGRGRYADLFKLKQDDYKGWARGLKKAGYATDRKYPDKLIGLIERYKLYEYDQEVLGSKEETVKIVRVNSGTTIHIVAKGDTLYSLSKRYNTTVDAIKSMNRLSSNALAIGQELKIPN; encoded by the coding sequence ATGGCCTCAAATAGAATAAAAATCAATTTTAAATATGTAGTCTTAGTAATGGCTATGGTTGCATTTTCATGTGGACCAAAAAAAGGTATTGTAACTAAAAAAAAGCAACAAAAAGAAAAGACCAAGACTGTAGAAGTTGTAGAAACTAAAGAAATTGATAAAGTAGAAACTTCCGAAAAAGAAGTAGAAGTTAAACCGCCTACCTCTACAGCATTATATATTGAAACTTACTCAGAAATTGCTAAAGATGAAATGCGCAAATACAAGATACCTGCTAGTATTACATTAGCTCAAGGAATTCTCGAATCGGCATCTGGAAAAGGGCGGCTTGCTGTTAAGGCAAATAACCATTTTGGGATTAAATGCCACGGTTGGACAGGTGCAAAAATTTATCACGATGATGACAGTTTACAAGAGTGTTTTAGAAAATACCGAGAAGCAAAATCTTCTTACGAAGACCATTCGAAATTTTTAACAGGAAGAGGTAGATACGCGGATTTGTTTAAATTAAAACAAGATGATTATAAAGGCTGGGCAAGAGGTTTAAAAAAAGCAGGTTATGCTACCGATAGAAAATATCCAGATAAGCTTATAGGTTTAATAGAGCGCTATAAGTTGTATGAATACGATCAGGAAGTATTAGGTTCAAAAGAAGAAACCGTTAAAATTGTTAGAGTTAATAGCGGAACAACAATACATATTGTTGCAAAAGGAGATACATTGTATTCCTTGTCTAAGCGTTACAATACTACTGTAGATGCCATAAAAAGTATGAACAGATTAAGTTCTAATGCACTTGCTATAGGTCAAGAATTAAAGATTCCAAATTAA
- a CDS encoding zinc-dependent metalloprotease — translation MKQQSIKLLFVASAFLAFSCSTAKKANKSKKTDATAMAKPAGKKPGKNDPQPYNKIITKDAKSDEGLFTVHSLDDKFYYEIPDSLFDREMLMVTRIAKTASGLGFGGGKQNEQVLRWEKKGHKVVLRVVSYNVTAADSLPVNEAVKNSNFEPVLFTFPIQAYSKDSTSTVIDATPLFEKDVKSLGLPQFRRMPYKVTRLESDKSFIETIKSYPRNIEARHVKTYAAGSPPSNWSTGSISIEINNSMILLPDNPMKRRYFDERVGWFTSGTTDYGLEDQKSKTLTYLDRWRLEVRDEDIEKFKRGELVVPKKQIVYYIDRATPEKWRKYIKQGIEDWQVAFEEAGFKEAIIAKDPPSVEEDPEWSPEDVRYSVVRYLASPIPNANGPHVSDPRTGEILESDINWYHNVMSLLRGWFFVQTAAINPDAQSPQFKDEVMGRLIRFVSAHEVGHTLGLPHNMGSSVAYPVEKLRDAEFTQKFGTAPSIMDYARFNYVAQPGDEGVALMPNIGIYDMYAIAWGYRPILDKTAEEEKPILNEWITEHAGDPMFRFGHQQVGDIHDPSSQTEDLGDNAMLASEYGIKNLKRIVPKLIEWTTEAGEDYDDLEEMYGHVVSQFNRYMGHVSNNIGGVYEYYKTADQEGAVYTPVPKAHQKEAMQFIQDNLFTTPEWLIDENIFDRIEYSGSVERVRALQARTLNNILSLGKMQRLTEAHTYDSNAYALTDMMSDLRKGIWSELRTGKKIDTYRRNLQRAHIDRLAYLMTAENQSGRSPSPYMKATAVNTSQSDIRAVVRAELKTLRSQLRSARGGDAMSRIHIADAIERINDILDPK, via the coding sequence GTGAAACAACAATCCATTAAGCTACTCTTCGTAGCTTCGGCTTTTTTAGCATTTTCTTGTTCTACAGCCAAAAAAGCCAACAAATCTAAGAAAACAGATGCCACTGCAATGGCAAAACCAGCTGGAAAGAAACCAGGAAAAAACGACCCACAACCTTATAACAAGATAATTACAAAAGACGCTAAAAGCGACGAAGGTTTATTTACAGTACATTCATTAGACGATAAGTTTTACTATGAAATACCAGATTCTCTTTTTGATAGAGAAATGTTGATGGTAACGCGTATAGCAAAAACGGCTAGTGGACTTGGTTTTGGTGGAGGCAAACAAAACGAGCAGGTTTTACGCTGGGAAAAGAAAGGTCATAAAGTAGTGCTTCGTGTAGTCTCTTATAATGTTACAGCCGCAGATTCTCTACCTGTAAACGAAGCTGTAAAAAACTCTAATTTTGAGCCTGTATTATTTACATTCCCTATACAAGCTTACAGCAAAGATTCTACAAGTACCGTTATCGATGCTACACCTTTATTTGAAAAAGATGTAAAATCACTTGGTCTTCCTCAGTTTAGAAGAATGCCTTACAAGGTTACAAGATTAGAAAGTGACAAGTCTTTTATTGAAACTATTAAAAGTTACCCTAGAAACATTGAAGCTCGCCATGTAAAAACGTATGCTGCTGGTTCTCCTCCTTCAAACTGGAGTACAGGAAGTATTTCTATTGAGATTAATAACTCTATGATTTTGTTACCAGACAACCCAATGAAGCGTCGTTATTTTGATGAGCGTGTAGGTTGGTTTACAAGTGGTACAACCGATTATGGTTTAGAAGATCAAAAAAGCAAAACCCTAACTTATCTAGATCGTTGGAGACTTGAAGTTAGAGATGAGGATATTGAAAAGTTTAAACGAGGAGAGTTAGTAGTTCCTAAGAAGCAAATCGTTTATTACATCGATAGAGCGACTCCAGAAAAATGGAGAAAATATATTAAGCAAGGTATTGAAGATTGGCAAGTTGCCTTTGAAGAAGCAGGCTTTAAGGAAGCTATAATTGCTAAAGATCCACCATCTGTTGAAGAAGATCCTGAGTGGAGTCCAGAAGACGTACGCTATTCTGTAGTGCGTTATTTGGCATCTCCGATTCCTAATGCAAACGGACCTCACGTAAGTGACCCAAGAACTGGTGAAATTTTAGAAAGTGACATTAACTGGTACCATAACGTAATGTCTTTATTACGTGGTTGGTTCTTTGTTCAAACTGCAGCTATTAATCCAGATGCACAGAGTCCTCAGTTTAAAGATGAAGTTATGGGACGTTTGATTCGTTTTGTATCAGCACATGAGGTTGGGCACACTTTAGGATTACCGCACAACATGGGAAGTAGTGTTGCTTATCCTGTTGAAAAACTTAGAGATGCTGAGTTTACTCAAAAATTTGGAACTGCACCTTCTATAATGGATTATGCACGTTTCAATTATGTTGCACAACCAGGTGATGAAGGTGTGGCTTTAATGCCAAATATTGGTATTTATGATATGTATGCTATTGCTTGGGGTTACAGACCTATTTTAGATAAAACTGCTGAAGAAGAAAAACCAATCCTAAACGAATGGATTACAGAGCACGCTGGCGACCCAATGTTTCGTTTTGGACATCAACAAGTAGGTGATATTCACGATCCTAGTTCTCAAACTGAAGACTTAGGTGACAATGCCATGCTTGCTAGTGAATATGGCATCAAAAACCTTAAGCGCATTGTTCCTAAATTAATTGAGTGGACTACAGAAGCTGGTGAAGATTATGATGATTTAGAAGAAATGTACGGTCATGTAGTTTCGCAATTCAACCGTTACATGGGACATGTTTCTAATAACATTGGTGGAGTTTATGAATATTATAAAACAGCAGATCAAGAAGGTGCTGTTTATACTCCAGTGCCAAAAGCACATCAAAAAGAAGCAATGCAGTTTATTCAAGATAATTTATTTACAACTCCTGAGTGGTTAATCGACGAAAATATCTTTGACCGTATAGAGTATTCTGGTTCTGTAGAGCGCGTGCGTGCTTTACAAGCAAGAACATTGAACAACATCTTAAGCTTAGGTAAAATGCAGCGCTTAACCGAAGCACACACCTACGATAGTAACGCATATGCTTTAACAGACATGATGAGCGATTTACGCAAAGGTATTTGGAGCGAATTACGTACTGGTAAGAAAATAGACACTTACCGTCGTAATTTACAACGTGCTCATATAGATCGTTTGGCATATTTAATGACTGCTGAAAACCAAAGTGGAAGATCACCTAGCCCTTACATGAAAGCTACTGCCGTTAATACAAGTCAGTCTGACATTAGAGCAGTTGTTAGAGCAGAGTTAAAGACCTTAAGAAGTCAATTACGCTCTGCTCGTGGTGGAGATGCTATGAGTAGAATTCATATTGCTGATGCGATAGAACGTATCAACGATATTTTGGATCCTAAATAA
- the hemL gene encoding glutamate-1-semialdehyde 2,1-aminomutase, whose amino-acid sequence MLYQRSSALLREAQQVIPGGVNSPVRAFNAVGGTPIFAKSAKGAYVYDEDGNRFIDYINSWGPMLLGHAFPPVVDAVIEKTKEGTSFGMPTALETEIAELAVSMVPNIDKIRFVNSGTEACMSAIRLARGYTKKDKIIKFAGCYHGHSDSFLIAAGSGAVTFGTPNSPGVTQGTAKDTLLATYNDIENVKSLVEANKGEIAAIIVEPVAGNMGCIPPVEGFLEGLRTICDANDMLLIFDEVMTGFRLAKGGVQELKEINADIVCFGKVVGGGLPVGAFAARDEIMNYLAPLGPVYQAGTLSGNPLAMAAGLAMLKAINTDKGLMNRLEEKTKYLHNGIAEALNKNGVLHSINRIGSMISVHFSEEPVLDFESAAKGNNDTFKKFFHGMLNRGVYIAPSAFETWFITDALTYQDLNETIAAVEEVAKEL is encoded by the coding sequence ATGTTATATCAAAGAAGTAGTGCTTTATTAAGAGAGGCACAACAAGTAATACCTGGTGGAGTTAATTCGCCAGTAAGAGCATTTAATGCTGTTGGTGGTACTCCAATTTTTGCCAAATCAGCAAAAGGTGCTTATGTCTACGATGAAGACGGAAATCGTTTTATAGATTATATAAATTCTTGGGGACCAATGTTATTGGGTCATGCGTTTCCGCCAGTTGTGGATGCTGTGATAGAAAAAACCAAGGAGGGGACTTCCTTCGGAATGCCAACAGCATTAGAAACAGAGATTGCTGAGCTTGCAGTATCCATGGTACCTAACATTGATAAAATTCGTTTTGTTAATTCTGGTACAGAAGCCTGTATGAGTGCTATCCGTTTAGCAAGAGGTTATACTAAAAAAGATAAGATTATAAAATTTGCTGGCTGTTATCATGGTCATAGTGATTCTTTCTTAATTGCTGCAGGTAGTGGTGCCGTTACGTTTGGTACACCCAATAGTCCTGGAGTAACTCAAGGAACTGCTAAGGATACACTTTTGGCAACGTATAATGATATTGAAAATGTAAAATCATTAGTTGAAGCGAATAAAGGTGAAATTGCTGCTATCATTGTAGAGCCAGTAGCAGGTAATATGGGTTGTATTCCACCAGTTGAAGGGTTTTTAGAAGGTTTAAGAACAATTTGTGATGCAAACGATATGCTTTTAATTTTTGATGAAGTAATGACGGGTTTTAGACTCGCTAAAGGAGGTGTACAAGAATTAAAAGAAATAAATGCTGATATTGTATGTTTTGGTAAAGTTGTAGGAGGTGGATTGCCTGTAGGAGCTTTTGCAGCAAGAGATGAAATAATGAATTATTTAGCACCTTTAGGGCCAGTTTATCAAGCAGGAACTTTAAGCGGTAACCCATTAGCTATGGCTGCTGGACTAGCAATGCTTAAGGCAATTAATACAGATAAAGGTTTAATGAATAGGCTAGAAGAGAAGACAAAATATCTTCATAATGGTATAGCTGAGGCCTTAAATAAAAATGGAGTGCTGCATTCTATAAATAGAATTGGTTCTATGATTTCTGTTCATTTTTCAGAAGAGCCTGTATTAGATTTTGAAAGTGCAGCAAAAGGAAATAATGATACTTTTAAAAAATTCTTTCATGGTATGCTGAATAGAGGTGTATATATTGCACCAAGTGCTTTTGAAACATGGTTTATTACAGATGCTTTAACCTATCAAGATTTAAATGAAACTATCGCAGCGGTTGAGGAAGTTGCAAAAGAGTTGTAA
- a CDS encoding 1-aminocyclopropane-1-carboxylate deaminase/D-cysteine desulfhydrase, which produces MDEIILYANNNVVMRREDLIHPFISGNKYRKLKYNLQKAKALNKNTLLTFGGAYSNHIAATAYAGKSYGFKTIGIIRGEELKDKVESNPTLKFAKSCGMQFKFVTREAYRNKLENDFIENLKLEFGDFYLVPEGGTNQLAVKGCEEILNIDDECFDFICCCVGTGGTISGLINTSKPHQKILGFPALKGDFIREDIRKFAKKENWDLITDYHFGGYGKIKPELITFINDFKRKYNVLLDPVYTGKMMYGIFDLIEKQFFPEEAKILAIHTGGLQGIDGMNIKLKQKGWPQIE; this is translated from the coding sequence ATGGATGAAATAATTTTATATGCAAATAATAATGTTGTAATGCGAAGGGAAGATCTCATCCATCCTTTCATTTCAGGAAATAAATACAGAAAGCTTAAATACAATCTTCAAAAAGCAAAAGCGCTTAATAAAAATACACTCTTAACATTTGGAGGTGCGTATTCTAATCATATTGCAGCGACCGCTTATGCAGGCAAATCTTATGGTTTTAAGACTATAGGAATTATTAGAGGAGAGGAGCTCAAAGACAAGGTGGAGTCTAACCCAACCTTAAAGTTTGCAAAATCTTGTGGTATGCAATTTAAGTTTGTGACAAGAGAAGCGTATAGGAATAAATTAGAAAACGATTTTATTGAAAACCTTAAATTAGAATTTGGTGATTTTTATTTGGTGCCAGAAGGTGGTACAAATCAACTAGCAGTAAAAGGATGTGAAGAAATTTTGAATATTGATGATGAATGTTTTGATTTTATCTGTTGTTGTGTCGGTACAGGTGGCACGATTTCTGGGTTGATAAATACATCAAAACCTCATCAGAAAATATTAGGTTTTCCTGCTCTGAAAGGTGATTTTATCCGAGAGGATATTCGTAAATTTGCAAAAAAAGAGAACTGGGACTTAATAACGGATTACCATTTTGGCGGTTATGGAAAAATAAAGCCAGAATTGATTACGTTTATTAATGACTTTAAAAGAAAGTATAATGTTCTATTAGATCCTGTTTATACAGGTAAAATGATGTATGGTATTTTTGATTTGATTGAAAAACAATTTTTTCCTGAAGAAGCAAAAATATTAGCAATACACACAGGTGGTTTGCAAGGTATAGATGGAATGAATATAAAACTGAAACAAAAAGGATGGCCTCAAATAGAATAA
- a CDS encoding DUF1573 domain-containing protein gives MKRTVNTILIFILSVGLFNATSSKIESKTGKVAIISFETEVIDYGTIEQHSDGTRLFTFTNEGDAPLLITNVKTSCGCTVPSYSKEPILPGKSGELKIKYDTKRLGAFTKTITVTSNAEGGNKILKIKGNIIASK, from the coding sequence ATGAAACGAACAGTAAACACTATTCTAATTTTTATCCTTTCAGTAGGATTATTCAATGCAACTTCTAGTAAGATTGAAAGTAAAACAGGTAAAGTAGCCATCATTTCATTTGAAACTGAGGTCATCGATTATGGAACCATAGAGCAACATTCGGATGGCACACGATTGTTTACTTTTACCAATGAAGGTGACGCTCCTTTATTAATTACAAACGTAAAAACCAGTTGCGGCTGTACTGTACCAAGCTATTCAAAAGAACCTATTTTACCTGGGAAATCTGGAGAATTAAAAATTAAATATGACACTAAAAGACTTGGTGCTTTTACAAAAACCATTACAGTAACTTCTAATGCTGAAGGTGGTAACAAAATCTTGAAAATTAAAGGGAATATAATAGCCTCGAAGTAA
- the lysS gene encoding lysine--tRNA ligase encodes MQLSEQELVRRQKLEKLRALGINPYPADLYPVTHTSKQIKSDYEEGKQVVIAGRLMAINVQGKASFAQLQDSEGRIQVYFNRDEICPGEDKSLYNDVFKKLIDLGDFIGIEGELFTTKVGEKTVMVKEFKLLSKALKPLPIPKQKDGKTYDAFTDPEQRYRQRYADLAVNPHVKDVFVKRTKLFNAMRQFFNDAGYFEVETPILQPIPGGAAARPFVTHHNTLDIPLYMRIANELYLKRLIVGGFEGVYEFSKNFRNEGMDRTHNPEFTAMEIYVAYKDYNWMMDFCEKLLEHCAIAVNGTSEATFGEHKINFKAPYKRISMRDSILEFTGFDIYDKTEAEIRTAAKDMGIEVDDTMGKGKLIDEIFGEKCEGNYIQPTFITDYPKEMSPLCKEHRENPELTERFELMVCGKEIANAYSELNDPIDQRERFEHQLKLAQKGDDEATEFIDFDFLRALEYGMPPTSGMGIGMDRLIMFLTNNQSIQEVLFFPQMRPEKKKVDLSDNEKAIFEILKKEQRMDLNELKTQSGLSNKGWDKGIKGLGKHGLTKVEKTDEGLFVEMV; translated from the coding sequence ATGCAACTTTCAGAACAAGAATTAGTAAGACGTCAAAAGTTAGAAAAACTTCGTGCTTTAGGGATTAATCCTTATCCAGCCGATTTATATCCTGTTACGCACACTTCCAAACAGATAAAATCTGATTACGAAGAAGGTAAACAGGTGGTTATAGCTGGTCGTCTTATGGCAATTAATGTTCAAGGAAAGGCTTCTTTTGCACAGTTACAAGATAGCGAAGGCCGTATTCAAGTCTATTTTAACAGAGATGAAATTTGCCCAGGCGAAGACAAATCGTTGTACAACGATGTCTTTAAGAAATTAATCGACTTAGGTGATTTTATTGGTATTGAGGGCGAATTGTTCACCACCAAAGTGGGTGAAAAAACAGTAATGGTAAAGGAGTTTAAACTGTTAAGTAAAGCTTTAAAACCATTACCAATTCCAAAGCAAAAAGACGGAAAAACCTACGATGCGTTTACAGATCCTGAGCAACGTTACAGACAACGTTATGCAGATTTGGCCGTAAATCCGCACGTAAAAGATGTGTTTGTAAAGCGTACAAAGTTATTTAATGCTATGCGTCAGTTTTTTAATGATGCTGGTTATTTTGAGGTTGAAACACCAATCTTACAACCAATTCCTGGTGGTGCAGCTGCGAGACCTTTTGTAACACATCACAATACTTTAGACATTCCGTTGTATATGAGAATTGCTAACGAGCTTTACTTAAAGCGTTTAATCGTTGGTGGTTTTGAAGGTGTGTATGAGTTCTCTAAAAACTTCCGTAACGAAGGCATGGACAGAACTCATAATCCAGAGTTTACAGCAATGGAAATCTATGTAGCCTACAAGGATTACAACTGGATGATGGACTTCTGCGAAAAGCTGCTAGAGCATTGTGCTATTGCTGTAAACGGAACTTCTGAAGCGACGTTTGGCGAGCACAAAATTAACTTTAAAGCACCATACAAGCGTATTTCTATGCGAGATTCTATCTTAGAATTTACAGGTTTTGACATCTATGATAAAACTGAAGCTGAAATTAGAACTGCAGCAAAAGACATGGGTATTGAAGTTGACGACACAATGGGTAAAGGCAAGCTGATTGATGAGATTTTTGGCGAAAAATGTGAAGGTAACTACATACAACCAACATTCATTACAGACTACCCTAAAGAGATGAGTCCGTTGTGTAAAGAACACAGAGAAAACCCTGAATTAACAGAGCGCTTTGAGCTTATGGTTTGTGGTAAGGAAATCGCAAATGCATATTCTGAGCTTAACGATCCAATAGATCAGCGTGAGCGTTTTGAGCACCAATTAAAACTAGCTCAGAAAGGTGATGATGAAGCTACAGAGTTTATTGATTTTGACTTCTTACGCGCTTTAGAATACGGTATGCCACCAACTTCTGGAATGGGAATTGGAATGGATAGATTGATTATGTTCTTAACCAACAACCAAAGTATACAAGAAGTATTGTTCTTCCCGCAAATGCGACCAGAGAAGAAAAAAGTAGATTTAAGCGATAACGAAAAAGCGATTTTTGAGATTCTTAAAAAAGAGCAACGTATGGACTTAAACGAGCTTAAAACACAATCTGGTTTAAGTAATAAGGGATGGGATAAAGGCATAAAAGGCTTAGGAAAACACGGCTTAACAAAAGTTGAAAAGACTGATGAAGGGTTGTTTGTTGAGATGGTTTAA
- a CDS encoding fibronectin type III domain-containing protein, with translation MIKKITFLILICFVVFSCKKDDDTVDACLEITNVIATNITTSIATINWTDPNGSDSYIVEYGESGFVLGSGTMVVETMTSTTLSNLNPETTYDVYVQAVCSTNNSSLFSDVLSFTTETLPVVPEFRPNLSELNLFSGNLGDLNISSRAFKYELNTQLFTDYAHKQRLVALPENTTMQYDGDGLPIFPDNTVIAKTFYYNIDERDLSLGRIIVETRVLIKINGAWETGDYKWNAEQNEATLDLNGSIVPVIWIDVNGETNSVDYEIPTNTDCFTCHHTYEDITPIGPKLRNMNFNVDGVNQLDEFINRQRLTGVSSSTEVSSIVNWQDTSESLEDRARSYFDINCAHCHIEGGTCEVQSTLRLAFETSLEDSNIVERKSSISLRISEYSQDFSMPFIGTTIIHAEGVELLRAYLQTL, from the coding sequence ATGATCAAAAAAATCACTTTTTTAATCTTAATCTGCTTCGTTGTTTTTTCATGTAAAAAAGATGACGATACTGTAGATGCATGTCTAGAAATAACAAATGTTATTGCAACTAATATTACCACTTCTATTGCAACAATTAACTGGACAGATCCAAACGGAAGTGATTCTTATATCGTAGAATACGGAGAATCTGGCTTTGTTTTAGGTTCAGGAACTATGGTTGTTGAAACTATGACATCAACAACTTTATCTAACTTAAATCCAGAAACAACATACGATGTTTATGTTCAGGCTGTTTGTTCTACAAATAACTCTAGTTTATTTTCAGACGTCTTAAGTTTTACAACAGAAACGTTACCTGTAGTACCAGAGTTTAGACCAAATCTTTCAGAATTAAATTTATTTTCAGGAAATCTTGGAGATTTAAACATTTCATCGCGAGCGTTTAAATATGAGCTCAACACACAACTATTTACCGATTATGCGCATAAACAACGATTAGTTGCTCTACCTGAAAATACTACAATGCAATACGATGGTGATGGTTTACCTATTTTTCCAGATAATACTGTTATTGCAAAAACATTTTATTACAATATTGACGAGCGCGATTTATCACTTGGCAGAATAATTGTAGAAACACGCGTTCTCATAAAAATTAATGGAGCCTGGGAAACCGGAGATTACAAATGGAACGCAGAACAAAATGAAGCTACATTAGATTTAAATGGAAGTATTGTACCTGTAATTTGGATAGATGTAAATGGAGAAACAAACTCAGTTGATTATGAAATACCAACTAACACAGATTGCTTCACGTGCCATCACACCTATGAGGACATAACACCAATTGGCCCAAAACTTAGAAACATGAATTTTAACGTTGATGGAGTCAACCAATTGGATGAGTTTATAAACAGGCAACGCCTAACTGGTGTATCAAGTAGTACTGAGGTCTCTTCTATAGTTAATTGGCAAGACACTTCAGAATCGCTCGAAGACAGAGCCAGATCTTATTTTGATATTAACTGTGCACATTGCCATATAGAAGGAGGCACCTGCGAAGTTCAATCTACGCTACGTTTAGCTTTTGAAACATCTCTAGAGGATTCTAATATTGTTGAAAGAAAGTCTAGTATTTCATTAAGAATTTCTGAATATAGTCAAGATTTCAGTATGCCATTTATTGGCACAACTATAATCCACGCAGAGGGTGTAGAGCTCCTTAGAGCTTACTTACAAACACTTTAA